In Actinomyces marmotae, the DNA window AGGGTGGCGAGGTCGGTGAGCTCGCCCCAGGTGTCGTAGCGGCGCGGCAGGAGGCGCAGGAGCCCGGCCACGGTGGTGGCGCCCTGCTTGGCGAGCTGGTCGGCGGTGCGCTTGCCCAGGACCTTGTCAAGCGGGCGGAGCAGGAAGGGGACAGAGCCGGGCGGACGGTGCGTGGCGCCGGGGGCGCCGGCGGCTGGGCCGTGGAGCGGGCTCGGACTCATGGGCGCTTCCTCACCGCGTCATTCGAAGGCGAGGAGCACGTCGGGGGTGGGCTGGTCGCCGGCAAGGACGATGACCTCGACGGCGTCCGCGCTGTCCGCGGCGCCGCCGCCGTCCTCCCCGCCGTAGGGGTCGGCGGCGGCCCCGGTGGGGCGCTGGGCCGCCTCGCGGGCCATGAAGCCGACGTCGGGGAGGGCGGAGCGGCCCAGGATGACGGTGAGGATCTCGTCGTCGGCGCGCAGGGAGGCGGTGACGGCGCGGGCGACGGCGTCGGGCTCGGCGGCGGCCCCGTTCAGCGCGGTGGTGCGCACGTGGGCGGCGGCGCGCCAGGCGCGGCGGACCAGATCGCCGATCTGGACGCCCTCGCGCTCGGCCTGGCCGGCCAGGGCGACGGTGGCGGCGAGGACCTGGGCCTCGTCGTCGGTATCGCCGATGGTCAGGTGGGTGCCCTCCGCCCCGCCGGGGGACGCGCTGGCGGCGCGGGCCGCCAGGGCCCGGGCGGCCTCGTGAGCGGCGGTGGTGGCGGCGTCGTCGCAGGGCAGGACGATGACCTCGTCGGCGCCGAGGTCCCCGGCGGCGCGGGTGATGCCCTCGCGCCTGGGATCGAGGACGACAGCGGCACCGGCGCGGGCGAGCTGCTCGATGAGGCCGGGGGCGCGGGTGCAGGCGATGACGCCGATGCGCGAGGCGGGGCGTGGGTGGGAGGGGCGCGGGACCGGCCCACCGGCGCCCCGGCGGGCGCGGCGCGCGGCGAGCCGCTCGAAGGAGACGACACGGCTGTCGCCTCCGCCGGCCTCCAGCCAGGGGGCGGGGGGCTCGTCGGCCTCGGCGATGAGCGGGGTGGGCGCGAGATGGTGGACGCAAATCTGGCGGGCGCGGCCGGCCCGGGGCAGGGCGGCTCGGGGGGTGTCGGTGTGGACGTGGACTTGGAAGAGGCCCACGCCGAGGGCGTCGGGGGTGCCGACGACGCCCACGGAGTCGCCGATGCCCTCCAGGGTGGTGCGCAGGCGGGAGGCCTGGGCGCTGGTGGCCTCCAGGAGGTACATGACCTCGAACTCTCCGGTGGACACGTGCTCGGGCGCGCCCTGGTGGGGGGCGCCGGCGGCGAGATCGGTGAGCATCTGGAGGGACACGTCGGTGGCGGGGCTGGGGACGGGGCCCGGCGCGGGGCCGGCGGCGGTGTCGAGGGTGTCGGCGAGGCTGGTGAGCAGCAGCATGAGGGCGGCGCCGCCGGCGTCAACGGGGCCGTGCCCCAGCCCCCCGGTCTCGACGACGCTCTCCTGGGCGCCGAGGGCGGCGGCGGTGGCGATAAGGACCGGGGTGGCGGGCTGCTCGGGGCCGGCGGCGGCGAGGGCGTCGCGGGCGGCCGAGGCGGCGTCGGAGGCCACGGTGAGCAGGGTGCCGGTGACGGGCCGGGAGACGGCCGCCCAGGTGCTGGAGGCCATCTGCTCCAGGGCGTGGACGAGCTCGACAGGGCGCAGCCCGGCGGGATCGGGGGCGCTCGCGAAGGCCTCGGCCAGGGCGGCCAGGGCCTGGGAGACGAGGAGTCCGGAGTTGCCGCGCGCGCCGCGGATGGCGCCGTCGGCGATGGCCCGGCTGGTCTGGGCGGCATCGGCGCCAGGGGGCAGGAGCCCGACGGCGTCGAGGGCGGAGCGCAGGGTAAGCAGGACGTTGGTTCCGGTGTCGGCGTCTGGGATGGGGAAAACGTTGAGGGAGTCCACCAGGTTCCGGGAGCGCTCCGCGACGGAGGCGGCCAGGGCGAGCCAGCGGCGCAGGGCCGGGGCGTCCAGGCGGGGGGCGGGGCCGGGGTCGTTGATGGCGCGTGGTCCCATGGCGGCGTCCTCCCCAGTTGCTCATGCGCGCGCCCGATCGGCGGCGCGCCTGGGAACCAGGGTACCGTCGTCGTGTGCCTGAGCCCACGCCGGCGCTGGTTGGGGCCCGGCGCGCGGTTCCGCTATTGTGTCCTGGTTGCCCGAGGCGCGGCCTCGGGCGGTAAGACCTGGCGCGGGGCCGAGGAGGCCCCAGCGTTGAAGCTAGGAAGATCAGGAGAGATCCGTGGCTGCTGTG includes these proteins:
- a CDS encoding DAK2 domain-containing protein, whose translation is MGPRAINDPGPAPRLDAPALRRWLALAASVAERSRNLVDSLNVFPIPDADTGTNVLLTLRSALDAVGLLPPGADAAQTSRAIADGAIRGARGNSGLLVSQALAALAEAFASAPDPAGLRPVELVHALEQMASSTWAAVSRPVTGTLLTVASDAASAARDALAAAGPEQPATPVLIATAAALGAQESVVETGGLGHGPVDAGGAALMLLLTSLADTLDTAAGPAPGPVPSPATDVSLQMLTDLAAGAPHQGAPEHVSTGEFEVMYLLEATSAQASRLRTTLEGIGDSVGVVGTPDALGVGLFQVHVHTDTPRAALPRAGRARQICVHHLAPTPLIAEADEPPAPWLEAGGGDSRVVSFERLAARRARRGAGGPVPRPSHPRPASRIGVIACTRAPGLIEQLARAGAAVVLDPRREGITRAAGDLGADEVIVLPCDDAATTAAHEAARALAARAASASPGGAEGTHLTIGDTDDEAQVLAATVALAGQAEREGVQIGDLVRRAWRAAAHVRTTALNGAAAEPDAVARAVTASLRADDEILTVILGRSALPDVGFMAREAAQRPTGAAADPYGGEDGGGAADSADAVEVIVLAGDQPTPDVLLAFE